One genomic segment of Paraburkholderia hospita includes these proteins:
- a CDS encoding ABC transporter permease, with protein MPLALLRACVRVREFNIFAVLILVGALISLFSPYFLTTNNLMGVFRSFSLTAIMAVGMMLVIITGGIDLSVGSVMGLSSLVTALSFQHGLGAMVAVAAGLATGVVVGAFNGFLVTRVQLPPFIATLGTLSIGRGLMYIITKGVPLTPDVPESFTFLGQGYLGFIPFPVVVMAVLAVCFSIVMRRTRFGRHVYATGGNETAARLSGVRTARVKFTVYALSGAIAALAGVLAFSRFVSAEPAAGFGAELDVIAAAAIGGASLSGGVGSVEGAIIGAALAGIITNGVVLLNIDTYAQQTITGCVILIAVSIDIWRLRSKGR; from the coding sequence ATGCCGCTCGCGCTGCTGCGCGCTTGCGTCAGGGTGCGCGAATTCAACATCTTCGCAGTGTTGATTCTGGTCGGCGCACTGATCAGTCTATTCTCGCCATACTTCCTGACGACCAACAATCTGATGGGCGTGTTCCGCTCGTTTTCGCTGACGGCGATCATGGCAGTCGGGATGATGCTGGTGATCATTACCGGCGGCATCGATCTGTCGGTCGGCTCGGTGATGGGACTGTCGTCGCTGGTGACCGCGCTGTCGTTCCAGCACGGTCTCGGCGCAATGGTTGCCGTTGCGGCGGGACTCGCAACTGGCGTTGTAGTCGGCGCGTTCAATGGCTTTCTTGTCACGCGTGTCCAGTTACCGCCGTTTATCGCGACGCTCGGCACGCTGTCGATCGGTCGCGGCCTGATGTACATCATCACTAAAGGGGTCCCGCTCACGCCGGATGTCCCTGAGAGCTTTACGTTCCTCGGTCAAGGCTATCTCGGCTTTATCCCGTTCCCGGTCGTAGTGATGGCGGTGCTTGCGGTGTGTTTTTCGATCGTGATGCGGCGCACGCGCTTCGGCCGTCATGTGTATGCGACGGGCGGTAACGAAACTGCCGCCCGGCTGAGCGGCGTACGCACAGCGCGCGTGAAATTCACCGTCTATGCGCTGTCTGGCGCGATAGCGGCGCTGGCAGGCGTGCTCGCGTTTTCGCGATTCGTTTCGGCCGAGCCGGCCGCGGGCTTCGGCGCGGAACTCGACGTGATCGCGGCCGCCGCGATCGGCGGCGCGAGCCTGTCGGGTGGTGTAGGCAGCGTCGAAGGCGCGATTATCGGCGCGGCGCTGGCCGGCATCATCACCAATGGCGTGGTGCTGCTCAATATCGACACCTATGCGCAGCAAACCATCACCGGCTGCGTGATCCTGATTGCGGTAAGCATCGATATCTGGCGGCTGCGCTCTAAAGGGCGCTAA
- a CDS encoding sugar-binding protein, producing MQRTLTLAARTRSLSALLAVSAVAALCALPAGTAHAKDAKDISVAVIPKVAVPFFDDCNNGAKTAADKLSVNYQWVVPQNTQGSTQVQIIEDLISKHVDGIAISVNEPKSVESVMKRAEKSGIKVLTYDSDSPNSGRSMYIGTSNESAGETMAETMGKALNGQGDVAIVTGQLGAVNLNERIAGIKKGLAKYPGIKVVETQGTDDDLARGVSVVETTLRAHPQLKGIFGVSQVGGPAVAKVLNTKEFGAMKGKLEVIAFDDLPDTVKGVRDGSIQAIMVQRPVTMGKLAVEHLVSQIQGSEKQASDIDTGVTVVTKNNLGSYTK from the coding sequence ATGCAACGAACCCTGACTCTCGCGGCCCGTACGCGCAGCCTGAGCGCATTGCTCGCGGTGTCGGCCGTAGCGGCACTCTGTGCGCTCCCGGCCGGTACCGCTCACGCGAAAGACGCGAAGGACATTTCCGTCGCGGTGATTCCGAAAGTCGCCGTGCCGTTCTTCGACGATTGCAATAACGGCGCGAAAACTGCTGCGGACAAGCTCTCGGTCAATTACCAATGGGTGGTGCCGCAGAACACCCAGGGTTCGACGCAGGTGCAGATCATCGAAGACCTGATTTCGAAGCACGTCGACGGTATTGCGATCTCGGTGAACGAGCCGAAGTCGGTCGAAAGCGTGATGAAGCGCGCGGAAAAGAGCGGCATCAAGGTGCTGACCTACGATTCGGATTCGCCTAATAGCGGCCGCTCGATGTATATCGGCACCAGCAACGAATCGGCTGGCGAGACGATGGCCGAGACGATGGGCAAGGCATTGAACGGTCAGGGCGATGTCGCGATCGTCACCGGGCAACTGGGCGCGGTGAATCTGAACGAACGCATCGCTGGCATCAAGAAGGGCCTCGCCAAATATCCGGGTATCAAGGTCGTCGAAACGCAGGGCACTGACGACGATCTGGCGCGCGGCGTTTCCGTGGTCGAGACGACGCTGCGTGCGCATCCGCAATTGAAGGGCATCTTCGGTGTCAGCCAGGTCGGCGGGCCGGCGGTTGCAAAGGTGTTGAACACCAAAGAGTTCGGCGCGATGAAGGGGAAGCTCGAAGTGATCGCGTTCGACGATCTGCCTGACACCGTGAAGGGCGTCCGCGATGGCTCGATCCAGGCGATCATGGTGCAGCGCCCCGTGACGATGGGCAAGCTGGCTGTCGAGCATCTGGTTTCGCAGATCCAGGGCAGCGAGAAGCAAGCGAGCGATATCGACACCGGCGTGACCGTGGTGACAAAGAACAATCTCGGCAGCTATACCAAGTAA
- a CDS encoding sugar ABC transporter ATP-binding protein: MTPFLEVRDISKTFPGVRALNRVTLEIARGEVLALAGENGAGKSTLMKILTGVLEPDAGGEIRIEGEPVTLRDGNHARALGIGIIYQELSVVENLSIAENIFLAREPLTRFGMIDRARMNDAARTLLETIGMRVDPREQVSRLSVGQKQMVEIAKAISCDSKIIIMDEPTASLSHHETRILLDLIKRLRMQNIGIVYISHRLEELFELADRVTVLRDGATVGSAPMTEVTREWLVRKMVDRDLNELYAVSASHATREVVLEVRNLELRAHNSVPARIRDISFTVHRGEILGIAGLVGSGRTEIMEMIFGMRPKSGDVLIAGKRVAIDSPHDAIANGIGFVTEDRKGQGLVAGMSVRENFSLTHLETYSPFQFVRRMAEDERCREFVRTLGVKTPTIEQKVINLSGGNQQKVVLAKWVARNPRVLIVDEPTRGIDIGAKAEVHALLGRLAAQGIAIIAISSDLQEVLAISDRILVVREGRLNGTFERADATQERVMAAATA; encoded by the coding sequence ATGACGCCGTTTCTCGAAGTTCGCGACATCTCGAAGACGTTTCCCGGTGTGCGCGCGTTGAACCGCGTAACGCTTGAGATCGCGCGCGGCGAAGTGCTGGCGCTGGCGGGTGAAAACGGCGCGGGCAAGAGCACGTTGATGAAGATTCTCACCGGCGTGCTCGAACCTGATGCCGGAGGCGAAATCCGCATCGAAGGCGAGCCGGTGACATTGCGCGACGGTAATCATGCGCGCGCGTTGGGCATCGGCATCATTTATCAGGAACTGTCGGTCGTCGAAAACCTGAGCATCGCCGAGAACATCTTTCTCGCGCGGGAGCCGCTGACGCGTTTCGGCATGATCGACCGTGCGCGGATGAACGACGCGGCGCGTACCCTGCTCGAAACGATCGGCATGCGCGTCGATCCGCGCGAACAGGTGAGCCGCCTGAGCGTCGGGCAGAAACAGATGGTCGAAATCGCGAAGGCGATCTCATGCGATTCGAAGATCATCATCATGGACGAGCCGACTGCGTCGTTGAGCCATCACGAAACGCGCATTCTGCTAGACCTGATCAAGCGGCTGCGGATGCAGAACATCGGCATTGTCTATATTTCGCATCGGCTCGAAGAGCTGTTCGAACTGGCTGACCGCGTAACGGTGCTGCGCGACGGCGCAACCGTCGGCAGTGCGCCGATGACGGAGGTTACCCGCGAGTGGCTGGTGCGCAAGATGGTCGATCGCGACCTGAACGAACTGTATGCGGTGTCCGCGTCGCATGCGACACGCGAGGTCGTGCTCGAAGTGCGCAATCTGGAGCTTCGCGCACACAACAGCGTGCCGGCGCGCATTCGCGACATCAGCTTCACTGTGCATCGCGGCGAGATTCTCGGTATTGCGGGGCTGGTCGGCTCGGGGCGCACCGAGATCATGGAGATGATCTTCGGGATGCGGCCGAAGAGCGGCGACGTGCTGATTGCCGGCAAACGCGTGGCGATCGACAGTCCGCACGATGCGATCGCCAACGGCATCGGCTTCGTCACCGAAGACCGCAAGGGGCAGGGCCTGGTAGCCGGCATGAGCGTGCGCGAGAATTTCAGCCTGACGCACCTCGAAACCTACTCGCCGTTTCAGTTCGTGCGACGCATGGCCGAAGACGAACGCTGCCGCGAATTCGTACGCACGCTTGGCGTCAAAACGCCAACCATCGAACAGAAAGTGATCAACCTGAGCGGCGGCAATCAGCAGAAAGTTGTGCTCGCGAAGTGGGTTGCACGCAATCCGCGCGTGCTGATCGTCGACGAGCCGACCCGCGGTATCGATATCGGCGCGAAAGCGGAAGTGCATGCGCTGCTCGGGCGGCTTGCCGCGCAGGGCATTGCGATCATCGCGATCTCGTCGGACCTGCAGGAAGTGCTGGCGATCAGCGATCGCATTCTGGTGGTGCGCGAAGGGCGGCTGAACGGTACGTTCGAGCGCGCAGACGCAACCCAGGAGCGAGTAATGGCGGCGGCAACCGCATAA
- a CDS encoding aspartate/glutamate racemase family protein, protein MATIVVVHTGPVTVQPLKDQFAAQLPDVRMINIVDDSLLNDVRSAGHLTPEVTGRLYSYMSNAQSMGADFILNACSSVGEAVDTLRGMIRTPIIKIDETMAQEASRLGTRIGVVATVKTTLEPTVRLIRKKAAEAGREISVVERVAEEAFAALLAGDAARHDEVLKHTIVALADEVDVVVLAQVSMARLVPSLGQTRVPVLSSPQSGVATVKAALSDAH, encoded by the coding sequence ATGGCCACGATAGTCGTAGTGCATACCGGTCCGGTGACGGTTCAGCCGCTCAAGGATCAATTCGCCGCGCAACTGCCGGATGTGCGGATGATCAATATTGTCGACGACAGCCTGCTGAACGACGTACGCAGCGCCGGACACCTGACGCCCGAAGTCACGGGCCGGCTGTACTCGTATATGTCGAACGCGCAGTCGATGGGCGCGGACTTTATCCTGAACGCGTGCTCGTCGGTCGGCGAAGCGGTCGATACGTTGCGCGGCATGATCCGTACGCCGATCATCAAGATTGACGAAACCATGGCGCAGGAAGCGAGCCGGCTCGGCACGCGGATCGGTGTGGTGGCCACCGTGAAAACCACACTTGAGCCGACCGTGCGGCTGATCCGCAAGAAAGCCGCCGAAGCGGGCCGCGAGATCAGTGTGGTCGAGCGCGTCGCCGAAGAAGCGTTCGCCGCGCTCCTGGCCGGCGACGCAGCGCGTCACGACGAAGTGCTCAAGCACACCATCGTCGCACTTGCCGACGAAGTGGACGTGGTGGTGCTCGCGCAGGTGTCGATGGCGCGGCTTGTGCCGTCGCTCGGCCAGACGCGCGTGCCGGTCCTGTCCAGCCCGCAAAGCGGCGTGGCGACGGTCAAGGCCGCGCTGTCAGACGCGCACTAA
- a CDS encoding Crp/Fnr family transcriptional regulator, producing MWFVGKSELLALIERNCLEEVMPAFSDHRSLRKNALIYRPEEQSEYVYLLKVGHVRLYRLTEEGQEITLSFIKAGMIFGDGDVLNEASYSHYAETLAASRICYIRKADFKDLLKRYHVINQFVLRSHHQRWQEAQKLIENLSLHDVRKRLVNILAMFANQIGAPFVHGGASGAVLIDLSIAQDKLAEFIGTSRESVNRHFSDLKAEGLVDTHERKVVLTPAFVAQFLPGMPAALAAAGTAQPVASSVQPAHHAYKAPVVRA from the coding sequence ATGTGGTTTGTCGGAAAAAGCGAGCTTCTCGCGCTGATCGAACGCAACTGCCTCGAAGAGGTGATGCCGGCCTTCAGCGATCACCGCAGCCTGCGCAAGAACGCACTGATCTATCGCCCTGAGGAGCAAAGCGAGTACGTGTACCTGCTGAAGGTCGGTCACGTGCGGCTCTATCGGCTCACCGAGGAAGGCCAGGAAATCACGCTGTCATTTATCAAGGCCGGCATGATCTTCGGCGACGGCGACGTGCTGAACGAAGCGAGCTACTCACACTATGCGGAGACACTCGCCGCAAGCCGCATTTGCTATATCCGTAAGGCAGACTTCAAAGACCTGCTCAAGCGCTACCACGTGATCAACCAGTTCGTGTTGCGCAGCCATCACCAGCGCTGGCAGGAAGCGCAAAAGCTGATCGAGAATCTGTCGCTGCACGACGTGCGCAAGCGCCTCGTCAATATTCTCGCGATGTTCGCCAACCAGATCGGCGCACCGTTCGTGCATGGCGGCGCGAGCGGCGCGGTGCTGATAGACCTGTCGATCGCGCAGGACAAGTTGGCGGAATTTATCGGCACGTCGCGCGAATCGGTGAACCGCCACTTCAGCGATCTGAAAGCCGAAGGCCTCGTCGATACACACGAACGCAAGGTCGTGCTGACACCCGCGTTCGTCGCGCAATTTCTGCCGGGGATGCCAGCGGCGCTCGCCGCCGCGGGCACCGCGCAGCCTGTAGCCAGCAGCGTGCAGCCGGCCCATCATGCGTACAAGGCGCCGGTGGTGCGTGCTTAG
- a CDS encoding alpha/beta fold hydrolase, with translation MTDFETFNLGRVALQSGATLPDMRLSYKTYGRLNAARDNAIVYPTFYSGSHVDNEWLIGEHMGLDPREYFIIVPNMFGNGVSSSPSNYPPPYDRGRFPHVTLYDNVAMQYRLVTEKFGIESLRLVTGWSMGAMQAFHWAAMYPEMVERILPFCGAARCSRHNFVFIEGLKAPLLLDPDFRNGFYDAPPTRGMRAAARVFAGWGFSQAFLRQRLDMEAMGYGSLEDFITQFWEGDFLKKDANNILSMMWSWQNGDISANSLYKGDFDRALGSITAKAIVMPGRTDLYFPPEDSEYEVSKMPNAQLRPIESVWGHFAGGPAANAVDVKFIDSAVREVLAM, from the coding sequence GTGACGGACTTCGAAACTTTCAATCTTGGCCGCGTCGCGCTGCAATCCGGTGCGACGCTGCCTGACATGCGGCTCAGCTACAAGACCTATGGCCGGCTAAATGCAGCGCGAGACAACGCGATTGTCTATCCGACCTTCTATAGCGGCAGCCATGTCGACAATGAGTGGCTGATTGGCGAGCACATGGGGCTCGATCCGCGGGAGTATTTCATCATTGTGCCGAACATGTTTGGCAACGGCGTATCGAGTTCGCCGAGCAACTATCCGCCGCCGTATGATCGTGGCCGCTTCCCGCATGTGACGCTATACGACAACGTCGCGATGCAGTATCGCCTTGTGACCGAGAAGTTTGGCATCGAGTCTCTCAGGCTCGTCACCGGCTGGTCAATGGGCGCGATGCAGGCCTTCCATTGGGCCGCGATGTATCCGGAGATGGTCGAGCGCATTCTGCCGTTTTGCGGGGCGGCTCGGTGCTCGCGGCACAACTTTGTGTTTATCGAAGGGCTTAAGGCGCCATTGCTGTTGGACCCAGATTTCAGGAACGGTTTCTACGATGCACCGCCGACGCGTGGAATGCGCGCTGCTGCCCGTGTGTTTGCCGGCTGGGGATTTTCGCAGGCGTTTCTGCGTCAACGGCTCGACATGGAAGCGATGGGGTATGGGTCGCTCGAGGACTTTATTACTCAGTTCTGGGAGGGTGATTTCTTGAAGAAGGACGCCAACAATATTCTGTCGATGATGTGGAGCTGGCAGAACGGCGATATTTCCGCGAACTCACTTTACAAGGGAGATTTCGATCGGGCGTTGGGCAGTATCACTGCAAAGGCCATTGTGATGCCCGGGCGCACGGATCTGTATTTCCCGCCGGAAGATAGTGAATATGAGGTTTCGAAGATGCCTAATGCGCAGTTGCGGCCCATCGAGTCGGTGTGGGGACATTTTGCGGGCGGTCCTGCAGCCAATGCTGTCGATGTTAAGTTCATCGATAGTGCGGTGAGGGAGGTTCTGGCTATGTAG
- a CDS encoding amino acid ABC transporter permease/ATP-binding protein, translated as MKALRIKHKIVGALGMAAMFVLQPAMAAGLDSVQMLDGFKELAGYVGSPFLLGGAWIAVKITLIAMSIGLVLGLGLALMRLSRFKALDSAAWSYIWFVRGTPQLLQLVFIFDALPLIGLRFDEVTTAVIGFALNEAAFSAELFRAGILSVNRSQSTAAAALGMGPLLTLRRIILPQSMRAVIPGLANDTIGMLKLTSIASVIFVNELTFRSQQVVGQNFKFFTVFGAAAVIYLILTSGISLLQVWLERIFDHERDRKLTFSWFGLRASTSDVKPLDAPIVLPVATKAPETNDHAWIGTLLPAESRTSRRCDEPFVVCKNVWKSYGKREILRGVDLSIAHGEVVVILGPSGSGKSTLLKLINHLEPLDWGTIKVDSQYVGYREVPGGGGTVRPLHNLARARAEARVGMVFQHFNLFSHLSSLDNIVEAQRQVYDVPRAEAEALGRELLKSVGLAEHADFLPHRLSGGQQQRVAIARALAIKPKLMLFDEPTSALDPELVGDVLGVMRGLADAGMTMIVVTHEIRFARDVADRVVFMDGGEVIEQGTPQQVIDNPTEERTRKFLNVVAN; from the coding sequence ATGAAGGCATTGCGTATCAAACACAAGATCGTCGGCGCCCTCGGTATGGCGGCCATGTTCGTATTGCAGCCGGCGATGGCCGCCGGTCTCGATAGCGTTCAGATGCTCGACGGTTTCAAAGAGCTGGCAGGTTACGTCGGCTCGCCGTTCCTGCTCGGCGGCGCGTGGATCGCGGTGAAGATCACGCTGATAGCGATGTCGATCGGGCTGGTGCTCGGGCTCGGTCTTGCGCTGATGCGGCTGTCGCGGTTCAAGGCCCTGGACTCAGCGGCGTGGAGTTATATCTGGTTCGTGCGCGGCACGCCGCAGCTGCTGCAACTCGTATTCATCTTCGACGCGTTGCCGCTGATCGGTTTGCGTTTCGATGAAGTCACGACTGCGGTTATCGGCTTCGCCTTGAACGAAGCAGCGTTCAGCGCTGAGCTGTTTCGTGCCGGGATCCTGTCGGTAAACCGTTCGCAATCGACCGCGGCCGCCGCACTCGGCATGGGACCGTTGCTGACGTTGCGCCGCATTATCCTGCCGCAATCGATGCGCGCGGTGATCCCCGGTCTCGCCAACGACACCATCGGCATGTTGAAGCTGACGTCGATCGCGTCGGTGATCTTCGTCAACGAGCTCACGTTTCGCTCGCAACAGGTTGTCGGGCAGAACTTCAAGTTCTTTACCGTGTTCGGCGCGGCGGCGGTGATTTATCTGATCCTGACGAGCGGGATCTCATTGCTTCAGGTGTGGCTCGAACGCATCTTCGATCACGAGCGCGACCGAAAGCTCACGTTCTCGTGGTTCGGACTGCGCGCATCGACGAGTGATGTGAAACCTCTCGACGCGCCGATTGTTTTGCCCGTCGCCACCAAAGCGCCAGAGACGAACGATCACGCATGGATCGGCACCCTGCTGCCTGCCGAAAGCCGCACGTCACGGCGGTGCGATGAACCGTTTGTCGTGTGCAAGAACGTCTGGAAATCATATGGCAAACGCGAGATTTTGCGCGGCGTCGACCTGTCAATCGCGCATGGCGAAGTGGTCGTAATACTCGGCCCGAGCGGTTCCGGCAAAAGCACGCTGCTCAAGCTCATCAACCATCTCGAACCGCTTGACTGGGGAACGATCAAGGTCGATTCGCAGTATGTGGGCTATCGCGAAGTGCCGGGTGGCGGCGGCACGGTGCGGCCCCTGCACAATCTCGCACGCGCACGCGCCGAAGCACGCGTGGGCATGGTGTTCCAGCATTTCAATCTGTTTAGTCATTTGAGTTCGCTGGACAACATCGTTGAAGCACAGCGTCAGGTCTATGACGTGCCGCGCGCGGAGGCGGAAGCGCTCGGGCGCGAGCTGTTGAAGAGCGTGGGCCTGGCCGAACACGCGGATTTTCTGCCGCACCGGTTATCGGGCGGACAGCAACAGCGCGTGGCGATTGCACGTGCGCTCGCGATCAAGCCCAAGTTGATGCTCTTCGACGAACCTACTTCGGCGCTCGATCCAGAACTGGTCGGCGACGTGCTTGGCGTGATGCGCGGGCTTGCCGATGCCGGCATGACGATGATCGTGGTCACGCACGAAATCCGCTTTGCCCGCGATGTCGCTGACCGCGTCGTCTTCATGGATGGCGGCGAAGTGATCGAGCAAGGTACGCCGCAGCAGGTCATCGACAACCCGACTGAAGAGCGCACCCGAAAATTCCTTAACGTCGTTGCCAATTAA
- a CDS encoding ABC transporter substrate-binding protein: MFTSKAIKLLLCAVTGLLLAQGASAQSCEPSKVAQKYPSLAGKTIKIGVDPESPPYAFRDGKDFNKIIGADADMARAVFACAGVKTEFFTAGWPGLLPALRAGQIDVMWDLLYYTPERAKETSFVTYMQAGTGGLVAAGNPKKIDDISKLCGLTVTAGIGTVELSMAQAQAAKCKAENKPDVTIMTSADIASGARLVASHRADVMMYDLALVDGLAKQNPQLYTRGFMVTSGMKIGVGVKKGNADMIAAVSDGLKIMQANQTQKKTFQQYGVDPSLETPTTLLTQ; the protein is encoded by the coding sequence ATGTTCACGTCAAAGGCAATCAAGCTGCTGCTATGTGCAGTCACCGGCCTCCTCCTCGCGCAAGGCGCGTCGGCGCAATCGTGCGAACCGTCCAAGGTGGCGCAGAAATACCCCTCGCTCGCAGGCAAGACGATCAAGATCGGCGTCGACCCAGAGTCGCCGCCGTACGCATTTCGTGACGGCAAGGATTTCAACAAGATCATCGGCGCCGATGCCGACATGGCCCGCGCCGTGTTCGCCTGCGCTGGCGTGAAGACCGAATTCTTCACCGCCGGCTGGCCTGGCTTGCTGCCCGCACTGCGTGCCGGACAGATCGATGTGATGTGGGACTTGTTGTACTACACGCCGGAGCGCGCAAAGGAGACAAGCTTCGTCACCTATATGCAGGCCGGTACGGGCGGTCTGGTCGCAGCCGGCAACCCCAAGAAGATCGATGACATCTCCAAGCTTTGCGGCCTGACGGTCACGGCAGGCATCGGCACTGTCGAACTGTCGATGGCGCAAGCGCAAGCCGCCAAATGCAAAGCGGAAAACAAGCCCGACGTAACCATCATGACATCCGCCGATATCGCGTCAGGCGCGCGCCTGGTTGCAAGCCATCGCGCCGACGTCATGATGTACGACCTGGCGCTCGTCGACGGACTCGCGAAACAGAACCCACAGCTCTACACGCGCGGCTTCATGGTGACGAGCGGCATGAAGATCGGCGTGGGCGTGAAGAAAGGCAACGCCGATATGATCGCCGCCGTATCCGATGGACTCAAGATCATGCAGGCCAATCAGACCCAGAAGAAGACCTTTCAGCAGTACGGCGTAGATCCGTCGCTGGAAACGCCGACCACGCTACTTACTCAATAA
- a CDS encoding polysaccharide deacetylase family protein, which produces MDSPAHRVLPGHGRFPYLPINGRPVYRWPDGSRLAVYIGFNIEHFAFGAGLGPTIGPVMPEPDVLNHAWREYALRVGAWRCLDLFDELALPTAAIINTALYDHCPELVAAFAQRGDELVAHGHTNSERQGTLTEDDERALITACRERIAAESAQQPAGWLSPWLSESHVTSDLVAEAGYQYTLNWCHDDQPTRLHTRNGQPLWAIPYPEEVNDIPMILARQMDAKSFADMVIDHFEEMLRQSARQPLVMGIALHAYLMGQPHRLCHLRRALEHIARARDEGLACITTPGSIASHMDFLGR; this is translated from the coding sequence ATGGATTCTCCCGCACATCGCGTGCTGCCCGGCCACGGGCGCTTTCCATATTTACCGATCAACGGTCGCCCTGTTTATCGCTGGCCTGACGGTTCGCGGCTCGCGGTCTATATCGGCTTCAACATCGAGCACTTTGCGTTCGGCGCAGGACTGGGGCCAACTATCGGTCCGGTGATGCCCGAACCCGATGTTCTGAATCACGCGTGGCGAGAGTACGCATTGCGTGTGGGCGCATGGCGCTGTCTCGATCTTTTCGATGAACTCGCGCTGCCGACCGCCGCCATCATCAACACGGCGCTCTACGATCACTGCCCGGAGCTGGTCGCCGCTTTCGCTCAGCGCGGCGATGAACTGGTCGCGCACGGTCATACGAATTCGGAACGGCAAGGAACGCTTACCGAAGACGACGAACGCGCGCTGATCACTGCATGCCGGGAGCGGATTGCGGCGGAGAGCGCGCAACAGCCAGCGGGCTGGTTGTCGCCGTGGCTCTCGGAAAGTCATGTCACCAGCGATCTGGTAGCCGAAGCGGGCTATCAGTACACGCTCAACTGGTGTCACGACGATCAGCCCACGCGCCTGCACACGCGCAACGGTCAGCCGCTGTGGGCGATTCCGTATCCGGAAGAAGTTAACGATATCCCGATGATCCTTGCACGCCAGATGGATGCGAAGTCGTTCGCCGATATGGTGATCGATCACTTCGAGGAAATGCTGCGGCAATCCGCGCGTCAGCCGCTGGTGATGGGCATTGCCTTGCATGCATACCTGATGGGTCAGCCACATCGTTTGTGTCACTTGCGGCGGGCACTCGAACATATTGCGCGCGCGCGCGACGAGGGCCTCGCCTGCATCACTACGCCGGGTTCGATCGCAAGCCACATGGACTTCCTCGGCCGTTAG